In Populus alba chromosome 1, ASM523922v2, whole genome shotgun sequence, a single window of DNA contains:
- the LOC118055226 gene encoding uncharacterized protein, producing the protein MEISPSTTQESLNLNTIRSRINELEEIYRDCNADSFSEINSSDSDELMKDSAHQLVSKVSQTVTEYSDFSFLGIEDLDAYLAHLKEELEAAEAESAKISNEIESLNRTYMEDSSELESDLEWMKCSLDLISSQRDREKEKEDEQMEHFSSGENQSNLINTNEESKFEILKLDNQIEESKRILKSMQDLDSVCKWYDAIEQIEDVLSGLKVIEFDGTCIRLSLRTYIPKQDVLFLQKIEETNVQYEINHEFLIEVTNGSMEIKNVEMFPNDIYIGDIVDAAKSFRQMFLHLALMETSSSLEWFVRKAQDRIIQSTLRRLVARSASTSRQSIEYLDRDEIIVAHMVGGVDAFMEVSQGWPITNSPLKLVSLKNSNHHAKEISLGFLCKVEEAANSLDVHTRQNLSSFVDSVEKILVEQMHLELHSDGTSSV; encoded by the exons atggaAATCTCTCCCTCAACAACACAAGAATCTCTCAATCTAAACACAATTCGCag tcgaATAAATGAACTTGAAGAAATCTACAGAGATTGCAATGCAGATAGTTTCTCCGAAATAAACTCTTCTGATTCTGATGAATTAATGAAAGATTCCGCTCATCAACTAGTG AGCAAAGTGAGTCAAACCGTAACCGAGTACTCCGATTTCAGTTTCCTAGGCATTGAAGATTTGG ATGCATACTTAGCACACTTGAAAGAGGAGCTTGAAGCGGCAGAGGCTGAGAGTGCAAAGATCTCTAATGAAATTGAGTCGCTCAATAGAACATATATGGAag ATTCTAGTGAACTAGAGAGTGATCTTGAATGGATGAAGTGTTCGTTGGATTTAATTTCTTCACAGCGG GatcgagagaaagaaaaagaagatgaacagaTGGAGCACTTTTCAAGTGgagaaaatcaatcaaatttgataaacaCAAATGAAGAAAGCAAGTTTGAG ATTTTGAAGCTCGATAATCAGATTGAGGAAAGCAAAAGGATTTTGAAGTCCATGCAGGATCTTGATTCTGTATGCAAATG GTATGATGCCATAGAACAAATTGAAGATGTATTGTCGGGTCTGAAAGTCATTGAATTTGATGGAACCTGCATTAGATTGTCATTGCGGACTTATATTCCAAAACAAGATGTGTTGTTCCTACAGAAGATTGAAGAAACTAATGTGCAATATGAAATAAACCATGAATTTCTCATAGAAGTTACCAATGGAAGTATGGAGATTAAGAATGTTGAG ATGTTTCCCAATGACATATATATAGGAGACATTGTTGATGCTGCAAAGTCTTTCAG GCAAATGTTTTTGCACTTGGCATTGATGGAGACAAGCTCTTCACTGGAGTGGTTTGTAAGAAAAGCTCAAGATAGAATTATTCAGTCTACTTTGAGACGATTGGTGGCAAGGAGTGCAAGTACATCCAG GCAATCCATTGAATACTTGGACAGAGATGAAATAATAGTTGCTCATATGGTTGGGGGTGTTGATGCTTTTATGGAAGTTTCTCAGGGTTGGCCCATAACAAATTCCCCATTGAAATTGGTATCTCTCAAGAACTCAAATCACCATGCAAAGGAAATTTCATTGGGCTTTCTCTGCAAGGTTGAG GAAGCGGCGAACTCCTTGGATGTACACACGCGGCAGAACTTGTCAAGCTTTGTAGACTCTGTTGAAAAAATTCTTGTAGAACAAATGCACTTGGAACTGCATTCAGATGGTACTTCTAGCGTATGA
- the LOC118055225 gene encoding uncharacterized protein has product MKSKRETTVIEMEDTDDDDFLSQVAQAELEALSASNIKRRKITTVGFNENQENTNTTTTTIKVKDEYKNEGDYMAALKGSKSTLWQQRIKTVGSSKLPPPDYNARGGGGSGAVVPEKVCPCGLGVCNVFTANTERNRGRDFYKCPQRQESGGCGFFQWCDESPAENNGGGFGGGGSHGTLSNSVFPELQCSCGAGSCLILTSRKGDNNGKQFYKCPENQGGCGFFKWCDDNTASAGLQASAPKVYFNMNDSSNKSLGARTGSSCFKCGKEGHWAKDCGMSTSDSPATFGAASGSSGTCYKCGKPGHWARDCTSSQI; this is encoded by the exons ATGAAATCCAAAAGAGAAACGACAGTAATCGAAATGGAAGACACAGACGACGATGATTTCCTTTCACAAGTTGCCCAAGCTGAGTTGGAAGCTCTCTCCGCTTCCAACATCAAACGCCGCAAAATCACCACCGTAGGTTTCAACGAAAACCAAGAGAACACCAATACCACGACGACGACGATCAAAGTGAAGGACGAATACAAAAATGAAGGGGACTACATGGCAGCTTTAAAAGGAAGTAAAAGTACTTTATGGCAACAGCGAATCAAAACCGTTGGTTCTTCCAAACTCCCTCCTCCTGATTACAATGCTCGCGGTGGCGGTGGCAGCGGGGCAGTGGTTCCCGAGAAGGTGTGTCCTTGTGGGTTGGGTGTTTGTAATGTTTTTACTGCTAATACTGAAAGGAACCGCGGGCGGGATTTCTACAAATGCCCTCAAAGACAG GAAAGTGGGGGTTGTGGATTTTTTCAATGGTGTGATGAATCTCCAGCGGAAAATAATGGTGGTGGGTTCGGTGGGGGTGGGAGCCATGGGACTTTGTCTAATTCTGTGTTTCCTGAGCTTCAATGTTCATGTGGAGCTGGGTCTTGCTTGATTTTGACATCTAGAAAAGGGGACAATAATGGGAAGCAATTCTATAAATGTCCTGAAAATCAG GGAGGTTGTGGTTTCTTCAAATGGTGTGATGATAATACTGCGTCAGCTGGTCTTCAAGCTAGTGCTCCCAAGGTCTACTTCAACATGAATGACTCCAGCAACAAAAGCCTTGGTGCAAGAACCGGATCTTCCTGTTTCAAATGTGGCAAGGAAGGCCACTGGGCAAAAGATTGTGGCATGTCCACGTCTGATTCTCCTGCTACATTTGGAGCAGCTTCTGGTTCATCTGGTACTTGTTACAAATGTGGTAAGCCAGGGCATTGGGCAAGGGACTGCACTTCTAGTCAAATATAA
- the LOC118055224 gene encoding F-box/kelch-repeat protein At3g06240: MSKLPQDIIVDILTYLPVKSLVRFKCVCKPWQSLISDPRFVKLHLKRAIEGNNINRQRLLVAAEPLYSSVDFEAASDGDDVNAVMELPYPSAASRTESFAFASIQGSCDGLVCIRNGGDVHDMFLWNPSTRESKKLPKPSSSVQKDGFLTGLGYDSTIDDYKLVIACLTTANGSHQIMAPEVFTLKTNSWRRIQGIHSGITLEGCAGVFWNGALHWLGKQETGADHDVDVIFSLDVAQEKFMGFVPLPSHFCTAVLSISGNCLCIFGKLHPDESYFEAWITSEYGVKTSWRRRYAIPFDRLYMDYFSTEMCLTKKGVLMDHHGCPGTLQLYDPVEDATKLLSVKNSRDPMYDSAVYTESLVSLG, translated from the coding sequence ATGTCAAAACTCCCCCAAGACATTATTGTTGATATCCTCACCTACTTGCCGGTCAAGTCTCTTGTTAGATTCAAGTGTGTGTGCAAGCCATGGCAGTCGTTAATCTCCGACCCTCGATTCGTCAAGTTGCATCTCAAACGGGCAATTGAAGGCAACAATATTAACCGCCAAAGGCTCCTTGTTGCGGCCGAGCCTCTTTATAGTTCTGTAGACTTTGAAGCAGCTAGTGATGGTGATGATGTTAATGCAGTAATGGAGCTTCCTTATCCTAGCGCAGCAAGTCGTACTGAATCCTTCGCTTTTGCATCGATCCAGGGATCTTGTGATGGTTTAGTATGTATACGTAATGGAGGTGACGTTCACGATATGTTTTTATGGAATCCATCTACTAGAGAGTCCAAGAAATTGCCAAAACCAAGTTCTTCTGTGCAGAAAGATGGTTTCCTTACTGGACTTGGTTATGATTCAACCATCGACGATTACAAATTAGTAATTGCCTGCTTAACTACTGCCAATGGTTCTCACCAAATTATGGCGCCTGAAGTCTTCACCCTCAAAACCAATTCATGGAGAAGAATCCAAGGCATCCATTCTGGTATCACCTTGGAAGGATGTGCAGGAGTATTTTGGAACGGGGCTTTGCATTGGTTAGGGAAGCAAGAAACAGGTGCTGATCATGACGTGGATGTTATTTTCTCGCTTGACGTAGCACAAGAGAAGTTCATGGGGTTCGTACCACTTCCGAGCCATTTTTGTACAGCTGTTTTGAGCATCTCAGGAAATTGCTTGTGCATTTTTGGCAAACTACATCCTGATGAAAGCTACTTCGAGGCATGGATAACAAGTGAATATGGAGTCAAGACATCTTGGAGAAGACGGTATGCTATTCCTTTTGACAGATTATATATGGATTATTTCTCAACAGAAATGTGCTTGACGAAGAAAGGAGTTCTAATGGACCATCATGGATGTCCAGGGACATTGCAGCTTTACGACCCAGTTGAAGATGCAACAAAGTTATTAAGTGTGAAAAACAGTAGGGATCCCATGTATGATTCTGCTGTATATACAGAAAGCCTTGTTTCTCTAGGATAA